One window of Dehalococcoidia bacterium genomic DNA carries:
- a CDS encoding DUF296 domain-containing protein translates to MQASEGKIGRVFILRLEDGDVVPNCIETFAAENKINMAGVTLIGGIGEGQIVVGPRYSDALPPDPMLLPLDGAHEVVGIGLIVPDSKGIPKLHIHAALGRSGQTKTGCLRPGVKTWLVGEAVIYEILGANAARMPDKKTGFELLQTKTRLKTAKEGKS, encoded by the coding sequence ATGCAGGCATCGGAAGGCAAAATAGGCAGAGTTTTCATCCTGCGGCTGGAGGACGGCGACGTTGTGCCAAACTGCATCGAGACTTTCGCCGCCGAGAATAAAATCAACATGGCCGGGGTAACGCTCATCGGCGGCATCGGCGAAGGGCAGATTGTGGTCGGCCCGCGCTACTCCGACGCTTTACCTCCCGACCCCATGCTGCTGCCGCTGGACGGCGCGCACGAGGTGGTGGGCATCGGCCTTATCGTACCCGACTCTAAAGGCATACCGAAACTGCACATCCACGCCGCTCTCGGTCGTTCCGGCCAGACTAAAACCGGCTGCCTGCGGCCGGGCGTGAAAACATGGCTGGTCGGCGAGGCGGTAATTTACGAGATACTGGGGGCGAACGCTGCGAGAATGCCGGACAAGAAGACGGGTTTCGAGCTATTGCAGACAAAAACGCGTCTTAAAACCGCAAAAGAAGGTAAGTCATGA